A window of Synchiropus splendidus isolate RoL2022-P1 chromosome 9, RoL_Sspl_1.0, whole genome shotgun sequence contains these coding sequences:
- the golga7bb gene encoding golgin subfamily A member 7B yields the protein MATEFHNLQDLRRSASLVTKVFIQRDYSEGTICRFQTKFPSELDNRIEQTLLEETVKTLNSFYVEAEKIGGQSYMEGCLACATAYLVFLCMETRYEKVLKKISGYIQEQNERIYAPRGLLLTDPIERGMRVLEISVFEDRGSGSSSPSTSTSSAGHSTR from the exons ATGGCGACAGAG TTCCACAACCTTCAGGACCTGAGGCGCAGCGCATCTCTCGTCACCAAGGTCTTCATCCAGAGAGACTACAGCGAGGGGACCATCTGTCGCTTCCAGACCAAATTTCCCTCAGAGCTCGACAACAGG ATCGAGCAGACTTTGCTGGAGGAGACGGTGAAGACGCTGAACTCCTTTTACGTGGAGGCTGAAAAGATCGGAGGCCAGTCGTACATGGAGGGATGTCTGGCGTGTGCCACGGCCTACCTGGTCTTCCTCTGCATGGAGACCCGCTACGAGAAG GTGCTAAAGAAAATCAGCGGCTACATCCAGGAGCAGAACGAGAGGATCTACGCGCCTCGAGGCCTCCTGCTCACGGACCCCATCGAGCGAGGGATGAGAGTC CTGGAGATCAGCGTGTTCGAGGACCGAGGTTCGGGCAGCTCCAGCCCGAGCACCAGCACGTCCTCTGCAGGTCACAGCACTCGGTGA